From the genome of Natrinema marinum:
GGCATCAGGAAGAAGGTCATCGAGCGGACCGACCGTGATGTGGCCGTCGTCAAAGCCGTCGCCCGGTGACCGAGATCGATACGTGCCGTCCGCTCTGGCGGCGAGCGATCTCCGTCCCGCGGTGACGGTTGCCACGATCTCTTTTAGTCTGGCCGGTATACCGACCCCCGGAGCAGCAAATGCAACTCGAAGGAAAAACCGTGATCGTCACCGGCGGAGCATCGGGTATCGGCAAGTCGATCGCCGCCGCGTACGTCGACGAAGGCGCGAACGTGGTCATCGCGGACCAGACCCAGTCCGAAGGAGAGGCGGTTGCGGACGAACTCGGCTGCGAGTTCGTCCAGACGGACGTCAGCGAGTACGACCAGGTCGAGGCGCTCGTGGAGGCCACCGTCGACGAGTTCGGGACTCTCGAGGTGATCGTCAACAACGCCGGAATCGCGAGCGAAACGTCCGTCGAAGAGATGAGCCTCGAGGAGTGGGAGCGCGTCGTCGATGTCGATCTCGACGGCGTCATGCACGGAACGAAAGCGGCGCTGCCGCATCTCAAAGAGAGCGACGGGTGTATCATCAACATCGCCTCGATCTACGGGCTGGTCGGGGGCAAGGGGGCCGCCTCGTACTCCGCGGCCAAAGGCGGCGTCGTGAACTTCACCCAGCAGGTTGCCGTCGACTACGCCGCGGAGGGCGTCCGCGTCAACAGCATCTGCCCCGGCTTCGTCGAGACGCCGATGACGAGCGACCTGCTCGAGTCCGAGCGCTTCTACAACTTCGTCCTCGAGGAGACGCCGATGAACAGGCCCGCCCAGCCCGAGGAGATCGCGCCGCTGGCGGTGTTTCTGGCCTCCGACGGGGCCTCGTATCTCACCGGCGCGAACATCCCGGTCGACGGCGGTTGGACAGCCCACTGACGGACGCCTTCGTCCGGGATTGGGGCTCGAGAGCGGTGTCTCCGTCCGGTTCAGAGCGCGTGTGTCCGGCAGTGTGACGTTCCCGCAGGTAGTTTACTCCGGTTCGTCCGTCGTTCTGAGTGCGGGCGGGAGCCCCTGATGTTTGATCCCCGTTAGCTCGCCGATCTCGAACTCGTAGACGCTGACGTCGCCCGAGAGCGTCGCCGTGTCGAACAGTTCGGGTCGCCACGTCT
Proteins encoded in this window:
- a CDS encoding SDR family NAD(P)-dependent oxidoreductase, translated to MQLEGKTVIVTGGASGIGKSIAAAYVDEGANVVIADQTQSEGEAVADELGCEFVQTDVSEYDQVEALVEATVDEFGTLEVIVNNAGIASETSVEEMSLEEWERVVDVDLDGVMHGTKAALPHLKESDGCIINIASIYGLVGGKGAASYSAAKGGVVNFTQQVAVDYAAEGVRVNSICPGFVETPMTSDLLESERFYNFVLEETPMNRPAQPEEIAPLAVFLASDGASYLTGANIPVDGGWTAH